From Ascochyta rabiei chromosome 12, complete sequence, the proteins below share one genomic window:
- a CDS encoding Cellobionic acid phosphorylase — MATAETIPKSTVQAQEQCYTRKDFVKAWSFPLQPLHDFKLNGEPAQYAPGYPKVPGDEKVTIDSEDAIESEHQEHLWESPTAAISPDKKLLAVTSNHERILVYDLESQQLRQVLDGAGDVVFCPPIQSDEKATEGRLAESSTKPAYICLQHARQRQ, encoded by the coding sequence ATGGCCACCGCCGAGACCATTCCTAAAAGTACTGTACAAGCGCAGGAGCAATGCTACACGCGCAAAGACTTCGTCAAAGCATGGTCCTTTCCACTGCAGCCGTTGCATGACTTCAAACTCAATGGTGAACCAGCGCAGTACGCCCCTGGTTATCCAAAAGTGCCGGGAGATGAGAAAGTGACCATTGACTCGGAAGACGCGATCGAGAGTGAACATCAAGAACACTTATGGGAAAGCCCCACCGCTGCTATCAGCCCAGACAAAAAACTGCTCGCCGTAACGTCGAATCACGAGCGTATCCTCGTCTACGATTTGGAGTCGCAACAATTGCGCCAGGTCCTCGATGGCGCAGGCGACGTCGTCTTCTGTCCTCCTATACAATCGGACGAGAAAGCGACCGAAGGAAGATTAGCTGAATCCTCGACGAAACCTGCCTATATTTGTCTGCAGCACGCCAGACAAAGACAGTAA
- a CDS encoding Cellobionic acid phosphorylase, which produces MIRSTHDGNRYELTNPTAMPKAGGFLWNQKMMIQVTCRGYATAQFMQPEPAKYVHAPNLEAKTFMQPEQNYYAHHPGRFVYIKDEESGQTWSAPHEPVRAKPDRFVFSVGKSDIQWIVEKDGVRVEMSLLLPTQDVAELWCVKVTNISNRSRKISVYPYFPFGYMSWMNQEAEWNPTVGGIVASSKTPYQKAEDYPKTKYLKDMTFFLCEQKPVAWEARQEAFEGEGGLHAPEALAVEHLSKSDARYETPTAVVQYQVQLESNGSEEYRFLLGPAYDDGEVLAMRRKYLSKGGFAQAREEYESYTTAGSGCLKIESPDKDLDNFVNNWLPRQVYYHGDVNRLTTDPQTRNYLQDNMGMSFIKPEVCRNAILTAVGQQEESGAMPDGILLTEDAELKYINQVPHTDHCVWLPIALEIYLSETGDYALLDKQVKSMHGDMCTVFERFSRAMDWLLSSSARDARGLSYIAQGDWCDPMNMVGPKGVGVSGWLTVATAYAVNLWADVCAQVDRPDIAAKYRSGAREVNEIANKHLWDGDWFSRGITDDGVTFGIKDDKEGRIWLNPQAWSILGGAASSDKILKILPQIDSQLTTPYGVLMFAPPFTAMREDVGRVTQKYPGQGENGSVYNHAAAFYAWSLYTIDEADRAYSCLRAMIAGPTEDDLLARGQLPVFIPNYYRGGWGTKNLERTAGRSSQLFNTGTVSWAYRCIIEGLCGLRGVKEGLKIDPKLPKGWDGIKATRLFRGAAFEVQIKRTKREGVKVFLDEKELDGVVVKDVEAGKTYRLDVQIP; this is translated from the coding sequence ATGATCCGCTCAACGCACGACGGAAACCGCTATGAACTCACGAATCCCACCGCAATGCCAAAAGCCGGCGGCTTCCTCTGGAACCAGAAGATGATGATCCAGGTCACCTGTCGCGGCTATGCAACCGCCCAGTTTATGCAGCCCGAACCAGCAAAATACGTCCACGCACCGAATCTCGAAGCCAAAACCTTCATGCAGCCGGAACAAAACTACTACGCGCATCACCCTGGACGATTTGTCTACATCAAAGATGAAGAGTCAGGACAGACCTGGTCGGCGCCTCATGAGCCCGTTAGAGCGAAGCCGGATCGTTTTGTGTTCTCAGTGGGGAAGAGTGATATCCAATGGATTGTGGAGAAGGATGGAGTGAGAGTTGAGATGAGCCTACTTTTGCCTACACAAGACGTTGCTGAGTTATGGTGCGTAAAAGTTACCAACATCTCGAACCGGAGCCGGAAGATCAGCGTATATCCTTACTTTCCCTTCGGCTATATGTCCTGGATGAATCAGGAGGCGGAGTGGAATCCGACAGTAGGTGGCATTGTGGCGAGCAGTAAGACGCCATATCAGAAAGCAGAAGACTATCCGAAAACGAAGTACTTGAAGGACATGACGTTTTTCCTTTGTGAACAGAAGCCGGTAGCCTGGGAAGCTAGGCAGGAGGCGTTTGAGGGCGAGGGGGGTTTGCATGCCCCGGAGGCATTGGCAGTGGAACACTTGAGCAAAAGCGATGCGAGATATGAGACGCCTACAGCTGTTGTGCAGTACCAAGTTCAACTTGAGTCGAATGGATCTGAAGAGTATCGGTTCTTGTTGGGTCCAGCGTATGATGACGGAGAAGTCCTCGCTATGCGAAGAAAGTATCTCAGCAAAGGCGGCTTCGCACAGGCCCGAGAAGAGTACGAGTCGTATACGACAGCCGGCAGTGGATGTCTAAAGATCGAATCACCGGATAAAGACCTCGACAACTTTGTCAACAACTGGCTACCACGACAAGTCTACTACCACGGCGATGTCAACCGACTCACCACTGACCCCCAAACTCGGAATTACCTGCAGGACAATATGGGTATGAGCTTCATTAAACCAGAGGTCTGTCGCAACGCAATTCTCACTGCGGTCGGCCAACAAGAAGAAAGCGGCGCAATGCCTGATGGAATTTTGCTGACCGAAGATGCGGAACTGAAATACATCAATCAGGTTCCGCATACCGATCACTGCGTATGGTTACCGATCGCGCTGGAAATCTACCTTAGCGAAACAGGGGACTACGCACTACTCGATAAGCAAGTGAAGAGCATGCACGGAGACATGTGCACCGTCTTCGAGCGCTTCAGTCGTGCAATGGACTGGTTGCTTTCCTCCAGTGCGAGAGACGCACGGGGTCTGAGCTACATTGCACAGGGCGACTGGTGCGATCCCATGAACATGGTTGGGCCAAAGGGTGTTGGCGTGTCAGGCTGGCTGACAGTGGCTACCGCCTACGCAGTGAACTTGTGGGCTGACGTTTGCGCTCAAGTCGACAGACCGGACATCGCAGCCAAGTATCGCTCCGGCGCAAGAGAGGTCAATGAAATAGCGAACAAGCACCTGTGGGACGGCGACTGGTTTTCTCGAGGCATCACGGACGATGGAGTGACATTTGGCATTAAAGATGATAAAGAAGGTCGCATTTGGCTCAATCCGCAGGCATGGAGCATTCTCGGCGGCGCAGCCTCATCAGACAAGATTTTAAAGATCTTGCCACAGATCGACAGCCAGCTCACAACACCATACGGCGTACTCATGTTCGCGCCTCCGTTCACAGCGATGCGCGAGGACGTCGGCCGCGTTACGCAAAAGTACCCTGGACAAGGCGAGAACGGAAGTGTGTATAACCACGCCGCAGCTTTCTACGCTTGGTCACTATACACCATCGACGAAGCGGACCGTGCGTATTCGTGCCTTCGTGCGATGATTGCGGGGCCCACGGAAGACGACCTACTGGCGCGGGGTCAGTTGCCAGTATTTATACCAAACTACTACCGCGGCGGCTGGGGTACTAAGAATCTTGAGCGTACGGCTGGACGCAGCTCGCAGCTGTTCAACACGGGAACGGTAAGCTGGGCCTATAGATGCATCATTGAGGGGTTATGCGGGTTGAGAGGTGTTAAGGAGGGCTTGAAGATCGATCCGAAGCTGCCAAAGGGATGGGATGGCATCAAGGCAACGCGGCTGTTTCGGGGGGCGGCGTTCGAGGTACAGATAAAACGCACCAAGCGTGAAGGCGTGAAGGTATTTTTGGATGAGAAGGAATTGGACGGAGTAGTCGTGAAAGATGTGGAAGCTGGCAAGACGTATAGACTTGACGTGCAGATTCCGTAA